A window of the Gemmatirosa kalamazoonensis genome harbors these coding sequences:
- a CDS encoding sugar phosphate isomerase/epimerase family protein, with translation MVSRRNFLATTGAAAAGLALGCRSAGTVTAPVRRDRIGVQLYTVRDQMEKDFTGTLQRVAQIGYKEVEFAGYFNHSPADVRALLDRLGLTAPSSHIGLDLLQKDLAGQIQSARTIGHEFITIPALMEAFMGRPIDADFWKRTAAEFNRIAKALQPEGIGFAYHNHSFEFEKLADGRTGYDVLLAETDPALVKFELDLFWATFAGQDPVAMFHRSPGRYAMWHVKDMRGVDEARRQAATATGSAMQKMQGAMPRLAAVGTGEIDFRRIFAEASTAGLRHFFVENDAAPNTASSLGDIETSFQNLKRLLS, from the coding sequence ATGGTCAGCAGACGGAACTTCCTCGCGACCACCGGCGCCGCCGCCGCCGGTCTGGCCCTCGGCTGCCGCTCGGCCGGCACGGTGACGGCGCCGGTGCGGCGCGACCGCATCGGCGTGCAGCTCTACACGGTGCGCGACCAGATGGAGAAAGACTTCACCGGCACGCTCCAACGAGTGGCGCAGATCGGCTACAAGGAGGTGGAGTTCGCCGGCTACTTCAACCACTCGCCGGCCGACGTGCGCGCGCTGCTCGACCGGCTCGGCCTCACCGCGCCGAGCTCGCACATCGGGCTCGACCTGCTGCAGAAGGATCTCGCCGGGCAGATCCAGTCCGCGCGCACGATCGGCCACGAGTTCATCACCATCCCCGCGCTGATGGAAGCGTTCATGGGGAGGCCGATCGACGCGGACTTCTGGAAGCGCACCGCCGCGGAGTTCAACCGCATCGCGAAGGCGCTGCAGCCCGAGGGGATCGGCTTCGCGTACCACAACCACTCGTTCGAGTTCGAGAAGCTCGCCGACGGCCGCACGGGCTACGACGTGCTCCTCGCCGAGACCGATCCCGCGCTCGTGAAGTTCGAGCTCGACCTGTTCTGGGCGACGTTCGCGGGGCAGGACCCCGTGGCGATGTTCCACAGGAGCCCCGGGCGCTATGCGATGTGGCACGTGAAGGACATGCGCGGCGTCGACGAGGCCCGGCGCCAGGCGGCCACCGCGACGGGCAGCGCGATGCAGAAGATGCAGGGCGCGATGCCGCGGCTCGCCGCCGTCGGCACGGGCGAGATCGACTTCCGTCGCATCTTCGCCGAGGCGTCGACGGCGGGGCTCCGCCACTTCTTCGTCGAGAACGACGCGGCGCCGAACACCGCGTCGTCGCTCGGCGACATCGAGACGAGCTTCCAGAACCTGAAGCGGCTGCTCTCCTGA
- a CDS encoding multicopper oxidase family protein produces MSDHSHHHHHVHHAPAADALGAYTMAHDAAQPAPGGRVVMVALEASEFDWEFVAGRPARAWGYDGQVPGPVLEANVGDVLEVRLTNRLAEPTTIHWHGLRLPAPMDGTDMVQHPVAPGETFTYRFMLPDAGTFWYHSHTNERVQMERGLYGALVVRGPGEPRVDAERVLVLDDVALDRKGQIKPPGWWIEQHDGRQGSTRLVNGLQEPVLAMAAGQIERWRIVNAASARYVRLSLGGRPFALIGSDGGLLAAPVTMTEVLLAPSDRVELAVGPFAEGETLRIESLAYDRKSTNSQRKAEPFATVRVGAAKPSVAEIPSKLRDIEPLVTGSITPNREVHLGARMSFRHGVDFLVNQEQHHRDQPVRVGELQVWDIVNDTLMDHPFHLHGFFFQVVSVNGEPPTFLSWEDTVNVPPKSTVRIAWVPDDRPGEWMYHCHIVEHHANGMMGHFAVVP; encoded by the coding sequence ATGTCCGACCACTCGCATCATCATCATCACGTGCACCACGCCCCCGCCGCCGATGCACTCGGCGCGTACACCATGGCGCACGACGCCGCGCAGCCGGCGCCGGGTGGCCGCGTGGTGATGGTGGCGCTCGAGGCCTCCGAGTTCGACTGGGAGTTCGTGGCCGGGCGCCCCGCGCGCGCGTGGGGCTACGACGGTCAGGTGCCCGGCCCCGTGCTCGAGGCGAACGTCGGCGACGTGCTCGAGGTGCGGCTGACGAACCGGCTCGCCGAGCCGACCACCATTCACTGGCACGGCCTGCGGCTCCCCGCGCCGATGGACGGCACCGACATGGTGCAACACCCCGTCGCGCCCGGCGAGACGTTCACGTACCGCTTCATGCTGCCGGACGCCGGCACGTTCTGGTATCACTCGCACACGAACGAGCGCGTGCAGATGGAGCGCGGTCTCTACGGCGCGCTCGTCGTCCGCGGCCCCGGCGAGCCGCGCGTCGACGCCGAGCGGGTGCTCGTGCTCGACGACGTGGCGCTCGACCGGAAGGGGCAGATCAAGCCGCCCGGCTGGTGGATCGAGCAGCACGACGGGCGACAGGGGAGCACGCGGCTCGTGAACGGCCTGCAGGAGCCGGTGCTCGCGATGGCGGCCGGACAGATCGAGCGGTGGCGCATCGTGAACGCGGCGAGCGCGCGCTACGTCCGGCTCTCGTTAGGCGGCCGGCCGTTCGCGCTCATCGGCAGCGACGGCGGCCTGCTCGCCGCGCCCGTCACGATGACCGAGGTGCTCCTCGCGCCGTCCGACCGCGTGGAGCTCGCCGTCGGGCCGTTCGCCGAGGGCGAGACGCTGCGCATCGAATCGCTCGCGTACGACCGCAAGAGCACGAACAGCCAGCGGAAGGCGGAGCCGTTCGCGACGGTGCGCGTCGGAGCGGCGAAGCCGTCGGTGGCGGAGATCCCATCGAAGCTGCGCGACATCGAGCCGCTGGTGACGGGCTCCATCACGCCCAACCGCGAGGTGCACCTCGGCGCCCGCATGAGCTTCAGGCACGGCGTCGACTTCCTCGTGAACCAGGAGCAGCACCACCGCGACCAGCCGGTGCGGGTCGGCGAGCTGCAGGTGTGGGACATCGTGAACGACACGCTGATGGATCACCCGTTCCACCTGCACGGCTTCTTCTTCCAGGTGGTCTCGGTGAACGGCGAGCCGCCGACGTTCCTGTCGTGGGAGGACACGGTCAACGTGCCGCCGAAGAGCACCGTGCGCATCGCGTGGGTGCCCGACGACCGGCCCGGCGAGTGGATGTACCACTGCCACATCGTCGAGCACCACGCGAACGGCATGATGGGGCACTTCGCCGTCGTGCCGTAG
- a CDS encoding efflux RND transporter periplasmic adaptor subunit, which produces MPSSSPPWRRATLATVCVGVVGAVACKKPPPPPPPPPEVSVVTVTPAPVEDDVVFTGQVQASRTVQVRAQVSGVIVARTFVEGTAVHAGDALYRIDPTTSQADVRSARARLAEARARLQNATTTAERLRPLLEGNAVARQEVDNAESQVAQARAAVEEAQGIVDAAQKGLAETVVRAEIGGRVGRALLDVGTRVSGVGDVLTSIDVLDPIYVSFRPSAEEQLRWRRHPAMWRALEPNGSARVEVTLADGTALPAAGRIGFIDPVVDPATGTQEFRAQFANPARLLLPGQFARVRVRGLTRDSAIVVPQRAVLQQLGRQSVYVVGADDKVAARDVKAASWAGQGWIIEDGLKAGERVVVDGVQKVQPGAAVRPTPLADSARVATGGSR; this is translated from the coding sequence ATGCCCTCATCCTCGCCTCCCTGGCGGCGCGCGACGCTCGCCACGGTGTGCGTCGGCGTCGTCGGCGCCGTCGCGTGCAAGAAGCCGCCGCCGCCGCCGCCCCCGCCGCCGGAGGTGTCGGTCGTCACGGTGACGCCCGCGCCCGTGGAGGACGACGTCGTCTTCACGGGCCAGGTGCAGGCGTCGCGCACGGTGCAGGTGCGCGCCCAGGTGTCCGGGGTCATCGTGGCGCGCACGTTCGTCGAGGGCACCGCGGTGCACGCCGGCGACGCGCTGTATCGCATCGACCCGACCACGTCGCAGGCCGACGTGCGGAGCGCGCGGGCGCGGCTGGCCGAAGCACGCGCTCGCCTGCAGAACGCGACCACGACCGCCGAGCGGCTCCGCCCGCTGCTGGAGGGGAACGCGGTCGCGCGCCAGGAGGTCGACAACGCCGAGTCGCAGGTGGCGCAGGCGCGGGCCGCGGTGGAGGAGGCACAGGGCATCGTCGACGCCGCGCAGAAGGGGCTCGCCGAGACCGTCGTGCGGGCCGAGATCGGCGGGCGCGTCGGACGCGCGCTGCTCGACGTCGGCACGCGGGTCTCCGGCGTGGGCGACGTGCTGACGTCGATCGACGTGCTCGACCCGATCTACGTGAGCTTCCGTCCGTCGGCCGAGGAGCAGCTCCGCTGGCGGCGCCATCCGGCGATGTGGCGCGCGCTCGAGCCTAACGGCAGCGCGCGCGTGGAGGTGACGCTCGCCGACGGCACGGCGCTGCCGGCCGCGGGCCGCATCGGCTTCATCGACCCGGTCGTCGATCCGGCGACGGGGACGCAGGAGTTCCGCGCGCAGTTCGCGAACCCGGCGCGGCTGCTGCTCCCCGGGCAGTTCGCGCGCGTGCGCGTGCGCGGCCTCACGCGCGACAGCGCGATCGTGGTGCCGCAGCGCGCCGTGCTGCAGCAGCTCGGCCGCCAGTCGGTGTACGTCGTGGGCGCGGACGACAAGGTGGCGGCGCGCGACGTGAAGGCCGCGAGCTGGGCGGGGCAGGGATGGATCATCGAGGACGGGCTCAAGGCCGGCGAGCGCGTCGTCGTCGACGGCGTGCAGAAGGTGCAGCCGGGCGCGGCGGTGCGGCCCACGCCGCTCGCCGACAGCGCGCGCGTCGCCACGGGAGGCTCCCGATGA
- a CDS encoding zinc-dependent alcohol dehydrogenase family protein: MKGAVLYGPGDVRVETRDDPTIIEPTDAILRLSATCICGSDLWPYRGIDTSAKPQPMGHEYVGIVEEVGRDVRHVKKGQFVVGSFFASDNSCPICHAGYQSRCVDARPIGALGAQAPLLRVPLADGTLVATPELPSDAMVPSLLAASDVLGTGWFAADAAAVAPGKTVAVVGDGAVGLLGVLSAKQMGAERIILMSRHADRQRLGREFGATDIVTERGDEGVARIKDMTGGLGAHSVIEAVGTQESMMQAIRSTRPGGHVGYVGVSHDVALPGRELFFAEVHLMGGPAPVRRYLPQLIDLIWNERIDPGKVFDQTLPLEQAAEGYRAMDERRAIKTLLTT, translated from the coding sequence ATGAAAGGAGCAGTCCTGTACGGCCCGGGCGACGTGCGCGTCGAGACGCGCGACGACCCGACGATCATCGAGCCGACCGATGCGATCCTCCGCCTCTCGGCCACCTGCATCTGCGGATCCGACCTGTGGCCCTACCGCGGCATCGACACGTCCGCGAAGCCGCAGCCGATGGGCCACGAGTACGTCGGCATCGTCGAGGAGGTCGGCCGCGACGTGCGGCACGTGAAGAAGGGCCAGTTCGTCGTCGGCTCGTTCTTCGCCTCCGACAACAGCTGCCCCATCTGCCACGCGGGCTACCAGAGCCGGTGCGTGGACGCGCGCCCGATCGGTGCGTTAGGCGCCCAGGCGCCGCTGCTGCGCGTGCCGCTCGCCGATGGAACGCTGGTGGCGACGCCCGAGCTGCCGTCCGACGCGATGGTGCCGAGCCTCCTCGCCGCGTCCGACGTGTTAGGCACCGGCTGGTTCGCGGCCGACGCGGCCGCGGTCGCGCCGGGCAAGACGGTCGCCGTCGTGGGCGACGGCGCGGTCGGATTGTTAGGCGTGCTGTCGGCGAAGCAGATGGGCGCCGAGCGCATCATCCTCATGAGCCGCCACGCGGACCGGCAGCGGCTCGGCCGCGAGTTCGGCGCGACGGACATCGTGACCGAGCGCGGCGACGAGGGCGTGGCACGCATCAAGGACATGACGGGCGGCCTCGGCGCGCACTCGGTGATCGAGGCGGTCGGCACGCAGGAGTCGATGATGCAGGCGATCCGCTCGACGCGCCCGGGTGGGCACGTCGGCTACGTCGGCGTCTCCCACGACGTCGCGCTCCCCGGGCGCGAGCTGTTCTTCGCGGAGGTCCACCTGATGGGCGGGCCCGCTCCCGTCCGGCGCTACCTTCCGCAGCTCATCGACCTGATCTGGAACGAGCGGATCGACCCGGGCAAGGTGTTCGATCAGACGCTGCCGCTCGAGCAGGCGGCCGAGGGCTACCGCGCGATGGACGAGCGTCGCGCGATCAAGACGCTGCTCACGACCTGA
- a CDS encoding RibD family protein: MTTRTTGARPRVICHMMASVDGRIVTDGWPLSAEGRRQYEQVHATFEPDAWICGRVTMEQHFASGTRADADVADTYDGPAREDFVAPGEHDSYAIAVDPRGKLVWESGDMDGDHVVAVLNVRVSDDYLATLRARGVSYLLAGDDDVDLPLALEKLAARFGIRMLMLEGGGGINGSLLRAGLIDEISLLVAPVADGRVGTATLFDVAGGDDAPHRLALESVERRPDDMLWLRYRLGTR; this comes from the coding sequence ATGACGACGCGAACGACCGGCGCGCGCCCGCGGGTGATCTGCCACATGATGGCGTCGGTGGACGGGCGCATCGTCACCGACGGCTGGCCGCTCTCGGCGGAAGGGCGCCGGCAGTACGAGCAGGTGCACGCGACGTTCGAGCCGGACGCGTGGATCTGCGGGCGCGTGACGATGGAGCAGCACTTCGCGTCGGGCACGCGCGCCGACGCGGACGTCGCCGACACGTACGACGGTCCGGCGCGCGAGGACTTCGTGGCGCCGGGCGAGCACGACTCGTACGCCATCGCGGTCGATCCACGCGGAAAGCTCGTGTGGGAGTCGGGCGACATGGACGGGGATCACGTCGTCGCCGTGCTCAACGTGCGCGTGTCCGACGACTACCTGGCCACGCTCCGAGCGCGCGGCGTGTCGTACCTGCTCGCCGGCGACGACGACGTCGATCTGCCGCTCGCGCTGGAGAAGCTCGCCGCGCGGTTCGGCATCCGTATGCTGATGCTGGAGGGCGGCGGCGGCATCAACGGCAGCCTGCTGCGCGCGGGGCTCATCGACGAGATCAGCCTGCTCGTCGCGCCGGTCGCCGACGGGCGGGTCGGCACCGCGACGCTGTTCGACGTCGCGGGCGGCGACGATGCGCCGCATCGCCTCGCGCTCGAGAGCGTGGAGCGACGTCCCGACGACATGCTCTGGCTGCGCTACCGGTTAGGCACGCGGTGA
- a CDS encoding (R)-mandelonitrile lyase: MDITRAGSKPSGKGPSDWFTGTVRLDPLFSAPAPARAAGAAVTFEPGARTAWHTHPLGQTLIVLFGRGLVQREGGPVEEIRPGDVVWFAPNEKHWHGAAPDTAMQHLAIQEALDGKAVEWLEHVTDAQYHDEE, translated from the coding sequence ATGGACATCACGCGCGCGGGCTCGAAGCCCTCCGGCAAGGGGCCGTCCGACTGGTTCACCGGCACGGTGCGCCTCGACCCGCTGTTCAGCGCCCCCGCTCCGGCGCGCGCCGCCGGCGCGGCGGTGACGTTCGAGCCGGGCGCCCGCACTGCGTGGCACACCCACCCGCTCGGCCAGACGCTGATCGTGCTGTTCGGCCGCGGGCTCGTGCAGCGCGAGGGCGGGCCCGTGGAGGAGATCCGGCCAGGCGACGTCGTATGGTTCGCACCGAACGAGAAGCACTGGCACGGCGCGGCGCCCGACACGGCCATGCAGCACCTCGCCATCCAGGAAGCGCTCGACGGCAAGGCGGTGGAGTGGCTGGAGCACGTCACCGACGCGCAGTACCACGACGAGGAGTAG
- a CDS encoding efflux RND transporter permease subunit, with protein MSNAAERPERSEHEYLFVRRPVLAAVISIVVTLLGALAIEALPVNRYPQITPPSVQVSAVYPGASATDVASAVAAPIEQQLAGLDGLLYYKSSNSSDGVMNLQVFFDISRDQDLAAVDVQNAISVAAPQLPAAVRQLGVTVTKANADILFVAGLTSDDPRYDAAYLTNYGRLYIENELKRLPGVGNVNFFSTLDFSMLVSLDPERMAQLGITVDDVAAAVQEQNATKPGGRLGRQPAPNGTQLTLPVTTSGRLTTPAEFGAIIVRARPDGSLVHLRDVADVHLGGRAYDLQSRLNGKEAALFAIYARPGANNLDVKREVVDRLGELQRAFPAGVRWTIPFDTTPFITESIREVVKTLLEAMALVTLVVFLFLQSWRATLIPVLAVPVSIIGTFLGLRFLGFTINTLTLFGMVLAIGIVVDDAIVVIENVERIMAQDHVPPREATNRAMRQIYGALVAIVLVLCAVFVPVAFVPGITGAMYKQFAVTIAISVVLSGIVALTLTPALCALLLQHAPEEEAHGRFFTWFNDRFAWLTRRYTTAAGRVVSHQRAWLGAFAVILALIAVLYRTVPGGFLPTEDKGTFALSVQLPDAASLQRTVATVRRVEGMLRADPAVANVVAIAGLDLLTRSNQSNASTIFVSLRPWDERPRADQSVGAVLGRLNGKLFAMKEAVAFGFNLPEIPGLGTSSGLEMNLQQRAGGDIRDFASAVRSFVQDANATAVQGANGSVRTDVPQVFVRVNEDAARARGVGTGQIFSTLQAMLSTLYINDFNLYGRPYRVQAEAQAPFRQRPDDIGRFFVRSARGEMVPLSALVQTEMRGAPSVLTRFNGFPSATITGTPKPGESSGQMLDAVERLVNEKYAAQGVGYAYSGESYQERASSGQSGLVLVLGLVLVFLVLAAQYESWSVPFAVLLGVPFGMLGALGAAWLHGMPNDVYFQVGLFAVIGLAAKNAILIVEFANSLRAQGRSVRDAAVEAARERFRPILMTSFAFILGVAPLVVASGAGAASRRSLGTGVFFGMLAATLVGVFFIPLFFAVIRGLVERRRARPAESLTPLQPAQGD; from the coding sequence ATGAGCAACGCGGCCGAGCGTCCCGAGCGATCGGAGCACGAGTACCTGTTCGTGCGGCGTCCCGTGCTCGCCGCGGTGATCTCGATCGTCGTGACGCTGTTAGGCGCGCTCGCGATCGAGGCGCTGCCGGTGAACCGCTACCCGCAGATCACGCCGCCCTCGGTGCAGGTGTCGGCCGTGTATCCCGGCGCGAGCGCGACGGACGTCGCGTCCGCGGTCGCCGCGCCGATCGAGCAGCAGCTCGCGGGGCTCGACGGGCTGCTCTACTACAAGTCGTCGAACTCGAGCGACGGCGTGATGAACCTGCAGGTGTTCTTCGACATCTCGCGGGACCAGGACCTCGCCGCCGTCGACGTGCAGAACGCGATCTCGGTGGCCGCGCCGCAGCTGCCGGCCGCCGTGAGGCAGCTCGGCGTCACGGTGACGAAGGCGAACGCGGACATCCTGTTCGTCGCCGGGCTCACGTCGGACGATCCGCGCTACGACGCGGCGTACCTCACGAACTACGGCCGCCTGTACATCGAGAACGAGCTGAAGCGGCTCCCGGGCGTCGGCAACGTGAACTTCTTCAGCACGCTCGACTTCTCGATGCTCGTCAGCCTCGACCCCGAGCGGATGGCGCAGCTCGGGATCACCGTGGACGACGTGGCGGCGGCGGTGCAGGAGCAGAACGCGACGAAGCCCGGCGGACGGCTCGGCCGCCAGCCGGCGCCTAACGGCACGCAGCTCACGCTTCCGGTGACGACGAGCGGCCGCCTGACGACGCCCGCGGAGTTCGGCGCGATCATCGTGCGGGCGCGTCCCGACGGCTCGCTCGTGCACCTGCGCGACGTCGCCGACGTGCACCTCGGCGGCCGCGCGTACGACCTCCAGAGCCGCCTGAACGGCAAGGAGGCGGCGCTGTTCGCGATCTACGCGCGGCCCGGCGCGAACAACCTCGACGTGAAGCGCGAGGTGGTCGACCGGCTCGGCGAGCTGCAGCGCGCGTTCCCGGCCGGCGTGCGGTGGACGATCCCGTTCGACACCACGCCGTTCATCACCGAGTCGATCCGCGAGGTGGTGAAGACGCTGCTCGAGGCGATGGCGCTCGTCACGCTCGTCGTGTTCCTGTTCCTGCAGAGCTGGCGCGCGACGCTCATCCCGGTGCTCGCCGTGCCGGTGTCGATCATCGGCACGTTCCTCGGCCTGCGGTTCCTCGGCTTCACGATCAACACGCTGACGCTGTTCGGGATGGTGCTCGCCATCGGCATCGTCGTGGACGACGCGATCGTGGTGATCGAGAACGTCGAGCGCATCATGGCGCAGGACCACGTGCCGCCGCGCGAGGCCACCAACCGCGCGATGCGCCAGATCTACGGCGCGCTCGTCGCCATCGTGCTCGTGCTCTGCGCGGTGTTCGTGCCGGTGGCGTTCGTGCCCGGCATCACCGGCGCGATGTACAAGCAGTTCGCCGTGACCATCGCCATCTCGGTCGTGCTCTCCGGCATCGTCGCGCTCACGCTCACGCCGGCGCTGTGCGCGCTGCTGCTCCAGCACGCGCCGGAGGAGGAGGCGCACGGCCGCTTCTTCACGTGGTTCAACGACCGCTTCGCGTGGCTCACGCGCCGCTACACGACCGCCGCGGGGCGCGTCGTGAGCCACCAGCGCGCGTGGCTCGGCGCGTTCGCCGTGATCCTCGCGCTCATCGCGGTGCTCTATCGCACCGTGCCGGGCGGCTTCCTCCCGACCGAGGACAAGGGCACGTTCGCGCTCAGCGTGCAGCTCCCGGACGCGGCGTCGCTGCAGCGCACGGTGGCCACGGTGCGCCGCGTGGAAGGGATGCTGCGCGCGGATCCCGCCGTGGCGAACGTCGTCGCCATCGCCGGCCTCGATCTGCTCACGCGGTCGAATCAGTCGAACGCGTCGACGATCTTCGTGAGCCTGCGGCCGTGGGACGAGCGCCCGCGCGCGGACCAGAGCGTGGGCGCGGTGCTCGGACGGTTGAACGGCAAGCTGTTCGCGATGAAGGAGGCGGTCGCGTTCGGCTTCAACCTGCCCGAGATCCCGGGCCTGGGCACGTCGAGCGGCCTGGAGATGAACCTCCAGCAGCGCGCGGGCGGCGACATCCGCGACTTCGCCTCCGCCGTCCGCAGCTTCGTGCAGGACGCGAACGCCACGGCGGTGCAGGGCGCGAACGGATCCGTGCGCACCGACGTGCCGCAGGTGTTCGTGCGGGTGAACGAGGACGCGGCGCGCGCGCGCGGCGTGGGCACGGGGCAGATCTTCTCCACGCTGCAGGCGATGCTCTCCACGCTCTACATCAACGACTTCAACCTGTACGGCCGCCCGTACCGCGTGCAGGCCGAGGCGCAGGCGCCGTTCCGCCAGCGCCCCGACGACATCGGCCGCTTCTTCGTGCGCAGCGCGCGCGGCGAGATGGTGCCGCTCTCGGCGCTCGTGCAGACGGAGATGCGCGGCGCGCCGAGCGTGCTGACGCGGTTCAACGGGTTCCCGTCGGCGACCATCACCGGCACGCCGAAGCCGGGCGAGAGCTCCGGGCAGATGCTCGACGCGGTGGAGCGGCTGGTGAACGAGAAGTACGCCGCGCAGGGCGTGGGCTACGCGTACAGCGGCGAGTCGTACCAGGAGCGCGCGTCGTCGGGGCAGAGCGGGCTGGTGCTCGTGCTCGGGCTCGTGCTCGTGTTCCTCGTGCTCGCCGCGCAGTACGAGAGCTGGTCGGTGCCGTTCGCCGTGCTGCTCGGCGTGCCGTTCGGCATGCTCGGCGCGCTCGGCGCCGCGTGGCTGCACGGCATGCCGAACGACGTGTACTTCCAGGTGGGACTGTTCGCCGTCATCGGCCTCGCCGCGAAGAACGCGATCCTCATCGTGGAGTTCGCGAACTCGCTGCGCGCGCAGGGCCGCTCGGTGCGCGACGCGGCGGTGGAGGCGGCGCGCGAGCGCTTCCGCCCGATCCTCATGACGTCGTTCGCGTTCATCCTCGGCGTCGCCCCGCTCGTCGTCGCGTCGGGCGCCGGCGCGGCGAGCCGCCGATCGTTAGGCACCGGGGTGTTCTTCGGGATGCTCGCCGCCACGCTCGTCGGCGTGTTCTTCATCCCGCTCTTCTTCGCGGTGATCCGGGGGCTCGTCGAGCGGCGGCGGGCCCGGCCCGCGGAGTCGCTCACGCCGCTCCAGCCGGCCCAGGGGGACTGA
- a CDS encoding efflux transporter outer membrane subunit — protein sequence MRALARGATLVVLAACAVGPGRVEPPVPTVAARADAATPSAMRRVLDSLARARAADAPAGADTTPVRVTPATAPPAWLDVLHDPALVRLVRDALAGNRDVRVAEARVREFRAQRGVARAALFPQLSANAATSTNQAAFGPAVVPYNAVRATADVQWELDFWGRRRRGVQAAGFDLLGSEEGARATALTLVSDVAATYLALRAADAGLAIAEQTLESRRNTLALARRRFEQGVISELDVRQFEAGVAAPAVRVADFARQRAEAEHQLSALLGRAPGPIERGCELDEIVRAAAVPDSIPGALIARRPDVLRAQRDVQAAAARAGAAAASRLPNVVIGGQYGTQRPSLAGVFGPKGEVYGLSLGLSVPLLDAGRAANVTNAARAEAEAAQRSYEQTVLVALREASDAVAGLRLLHDQLVAQQTQAQALRAALAIAQRRYASGISSYLEVLDAQRGLFDAQLGLLQVQRDYLTATVTLYRALGGSWSAE from the coding sequence ATGCGCGCACTCGCCCGCGGAGCGACCCTCGTCGTCCTCGCCGCCTGCGCCGTCGGGCCCGGGCGCGTCGAGCCGCCGGTGCCGACGGTGGCGGCGCGCGCCGACGCCGCGACGCCGTCCGCGATGCGGCGCGTGCTCGACTCGCTCGCCCGCGCGCGGGCCGCGGACGCGCCGGCCGGCGCCGACACCACGCCGGTGCGCGTGACGCCGGCGACGGCGCCGCCGGCGTGGCTCGACGTGCTGCACGACCCCGCGCTCGTGCGGCTCGTGCGCGACGCGCTGGCCGGCAACCGCGACGTGCGCGTGGCCGAGGCCCGCGTGCGCGAGTTCCGCGCGCAGCGTGGCGTCGCGCGGGCCGCGCTCTTCCCGCAGCTCTCCGCGAACGCGGCGACGAGCACGAACCAGGCGGCGTTCGGCCCCGCCGTGGTGCCGTACAACGCCGTGCGCGCGACGGCCGACGTGCAGTGGGAGCTCGACTTCTGGGGGCGGCGGCGACGCGGCGTGCAGGCGGCGGGCTTCGACCTGCTCGGCAGCGAGGAGGGCGCGCGCGCCACCGCGCTCACGCTGGTGAGCGACGTCGCCGCCACCTACCTCGCGCTGCGCGCCGCGGACGCCGGCCTCGCGATCGCCGAGCAGACGCTGGAGTCGCGACGCAACACGCTCGCGCTCGCGCGGCGCCGGTTCGAGCAGGGCGTGATCTCGGAGCTCGACGTGCGGCAGTTCGAGGCCGGCGTCGCGGCGCCCGCCGTGCGCGTGGCCGACTTCGCGCGTCAGCGCGCCGAAGCGGAGCACCAGCTCTCGGCGCTGCTCGGTCGCGCACCGGGCCCGATCGAGCGCGGGTGCGAGCTCGACGAGATCGTGCGTGCCGCGGCGGTGCCGGACTCCATCCCCGGCGCGCTCATCGCCCGCCGCCCCGACGTGCTGCGCGCCCAGCGCGACGTGCAGGCGGCCGCCGCGCGCGCCGGCGCCGCCGCGGCGAGCCGGCTGCCGAACGTCGTCATCGGCGGGCAGTACGGCACGCAGCGCCCGTCGCTCGCCGGCGTGTTCGGCCCCAAGGGCGAGGTGTACGGCCTCTCGCTCGGCCTCTCCGTGCCGCTGCTCGACGCCGGCCGCGCGGCGAACGTGACGAATGCCGCGCGGGCCGAGGCGGAGGCCGCGCAGCGCAGCTACGAGCAGACGGTGCTCGTCGCGCTGCGCGAGGCGAGCGATGCCGTCGCCGGTCTGCGGCTGCTGCACGATCAGCTCGTCGCGCAGCAGACGCAGGCGCAGGCGCTGCGCGCGGCGCTCGCCATCGCGCAGCGCCGCTACGCGAGCGGCATCTCCAGCTACCTCGAGGTGCTCGACGCACAGCGCGGGCTGTTCGACGCGCAGCTCGGGCTCCTGCAGGTGCAGCGCGACTACCTCACCGCGACCGTCACGCTGTACCGCGCGCTCGGCGGCAGCTGGTCGGCGGAGTGA